A single Micromonospora luteifusca DNA region contains:
- a CDS encoding non-heme iron oxygenase ferredoxin subunit, which yields MIRICSTEDVPKGTAISADVDGTPIALVHGEDGNFYAAYDECSHASVALSEGEVDGCTLECWLHGSRFDLRTGEPSGLPATEPVPVYPVEVRDGDIYLSLTPSNGVTR from the coding sequence ATGATCCGCATCTGCTCCACCGAGGACGTGCCGAAGGGCACCGCGATCAGCGCGGATGTCGACGGCACCCCGATCGCCCTGGTGCACGGCGAGGACGGCAACTTCTACGCCGCCTACGACGAGTGCTCGCACGCCTCGGTCGCCCTCTCCGAGGGCGAGGTCGACGGGTGCACGTTGGAGTGCTGGCTGCACGGCTCGCGCTTCGACCTGCGCACCGGCGAACCGAGCGGCCTGCCCGCCACCGAACCCGTACCCGTCTACCCCGTCGAAGTCCGCGACGGCGACATCTACCTCAGCCTGACGCCGAGTAATGGAGTGACCCGATAA